In Colletotrichum higginsianum IMI 349063 chromosome 1, whole genome shotgun sequence, one genomic interval encodes:
- a CDS encoding Lipid acyl hydrolase: protein MSDSEDLVELPEEDEEDLFGDEPADDVLEDRSRAGSERDAASDQDAGEGYGRDDEAPASTDYETRVIEAVEMQRHRIPKAKDQRLRSLRVPKFMRIVPTLFDPETFEPTEQDIENAKAEVPKADIRVRRQGNKLQSNAMIHRWSDGSVTMTVGDEHFEVTTKALAPGPDQPYSELQDGHYYAAAAEYSSNFLMFVGHVTDQYIVRPGKEVADDALIALAERMATISQKPQEKDMIINTIQDPELRKRQAEQAEKERMKMQRRRETQTARMDSSRGFGRSGGLSIGDLEGGRRAGGSRKRGMPGAPKQKRRRPEYDSDDDLPSGARRQDDYDMEDDFIVASDEEVSEGDQDDDEEPLGDDEAPRYKKRRRRSDDDDAEGDDDDMMETSGRGRRRHVVDDDDSE from the exons gaggatCTCTTCGGCGACGAGCCGGCGGACGATGTCCTTGAGGACCGTAGTCGTGCCGGCAGCGAACGCGACGCGGCATCCGATCAGGATGCGGGCGAGGGCTACGGCAGAGATGACGaggcgccggcatcgacggaCTATGAGACGAGGGTCATTGAGGCTGTTGAGATGCAGCGCCATCGCATCCCCAAGGCGAAAGATCAGAGA TTGCGATCTCTTCGTGTCCCGAAGTTCATGAGAATCGTCCCCACGCTTTTCGATCCCGAAACATTCGAGCCTACTGAGCAAGACATTGAGAACGCCAAAGCTGAAGTGCCCAAGGCAGACATCCGCGTCCGGAGACAGGGAAACAAGCTGCAGAGCAACGCCATGATCCACAGATGGAGCGACGGCTCTGTAACGATgaccgtcggcgacgagcacTTTGAAGTAACAACTAAGGCCCTGGCTCCTGGGCCCGACCAACCATACTCGGAACTTCAAGACGGACACTactacgccgccgccgccgagtaTTCCAGCAACTTCCTCATGTTCGTGGGACATGTCACCGATCAGTATATTGTCCGACCCGGAAAGGAAgttgccgacgacgccctcatTGCTCTTGCGGAGCGCATGGCGACGATATCGCAAAAGCCGCAGGAGAAGGACATGATCATCAACACAATCCAGGATCCCGAGTTGCGCAAGAGACAGGCGGAACAGGCAGAAAAGGAGCGCATGAAGATGCAACGGCGTCGGGAGACGCAGACGGCCCGCATGGACTCCAGTCGTGGATTTGGCCGCAGCGGAGGTCTCTCGATTGGGGACCTCGAGGGTGGACGACGCGCTGGTGGATCGCGTAAGAGGGGCATGCCCGGCGCACCGAAGCAAAAGCGAAGGCGTCCTGAGTATGACTCTGATGACGACCTGCCTTCTGGTGCTCGCAGGCAAGATGATTATGACATGGAGGATGACTTTATTGTTGCGAGTGACGAGGAGGTCAGCGAGGGAgaccaggacgacgacgaggagcctctcggcgacgacgaggcgccACGGTACAAGAAGCGACGGAGGAggtcggacgacgacgacgccgaaggcgacgatgatgacatGATGGAGACAAGCGGCCGCGGAAGAAGGCGCCatgttgtcgacgacgatgattCGGAGTGA